A DNA window from Rossellomorea marisflavi contains the following coding sequences:
- a CDS encoding HAMP domain-containing sensor histidine kinase: MFTKAKEPGRQTLLRYWTTRYLITLVVGLLVIALISAIWIRKTTIDNRLNLTQVMAQELADRIVTEDGQILIPPVLKDVVEERSKLLNLDEPPSTFVVDPEGNVLSDKNHFRGGPPGAQPQAQKISTTFFEKRKVEIALGEEGKAYAISQPVKNGDDVLGYVVMLNLEKDLGKVNQEYRLLAILLVSLGLLGWLVIYYLSRKLSAPISEVASAARVVSEGNYNVSLKEPAKEKEIYELVDSFQQMAEKLQHLEQLRSELLAGVTHDLKTPVTSISGLIQAVKDEVVTEDEAKEFLDISLKEVDRLQRMIGDLLDFNSFSSGAIPVRKETVSMNDLVEDIVNQWKQTQVNESFQLEVETPPEDMEADVDTLRVEQILINLLNNARQALPEADGSLRVKLERAGDSCTISVSDTGSGIPEAEQALIFERFYRGEEKKLKTRGLGLGLPFSRMLAQAHGGSLRLERSSSEGTMFVVEFPIR; this comes from the coding sequence GTGTTCACCAAGGCTAAAGAGCCGGGCCGCCAGACGCTCCTCCGCTACTGGACGACCCGCTACCTCATCACCCTCGTCGTCGGACTCCTCGTCATCGCCCTCATCTCGGCGATCTGGATCAGGAAGACGACGATCGATAACCGCCTGAACCTGACCCAGGTCATGGCCCAGGAGCTCGCCGACCGGATCGTGACGGAAGACGGACAGATCCTCATTCCGCCTGTCTTGAAGGACGTCGTCGAAGAGCGGAGCAAGCTCCTGAACCTTGATGAGCCGCCGTCCACCTTCGTCGTCGACCCCGAAGGCAACGTCCTCTCCGACAAGAACCATTTCCGCGGAGGACCACCGGGAGCTCAGCCACAGGCACAAAAGATCTCGACGACTTTCTTTGAGAAGAGGAAAGTGGAAATCGCCCTCGGTGAAGAAGGGAAGGCGTACGCCATCAGCCAGCCGGTGAAAAACGGAGACGATGTCCTCGGCTATGTGGTCATGCTGAACCTTGAGAAGGATCTCGGGAAAGTGAACCAGGAGTACCGGCTACTCGCCATCCTCCTGGTGAGCCTCGGTTTGCTTGGCTGGCTCGTCATCTACTATCTGTCACGCAAGCTGTCGGCTCCGATCTCGGAAGTCGCGAGTGCGGCAAGAGTCGTAAGCGAAGGGAATTACAACGTCAGCCTGAAAGAACCCGCCAAGGAGAAGGAAATTTATGAGCTCGTGGACTCCTTCCAGCAGATGGCCGAGAAGCTTCAGCATCTGGAACAGCTCAGATCGGAACTCCTTGCCGGTGTCACCCATGATCTGAAGACGCCGGTTACCTCCATCAGCGGCCTCATCCAGGCGGTGAAGGACGAGGTCGTGACCGAGGACGAAGCGAAGGAATTCCTCGACATCTCCCTGAAGGAAGTGGACCGCCTGCAGCGGATGATCGGTGATCTTCTTGACTTCAACTCCTTCTCATCAGGAGCCATCCCCGTGCGGAAAGAGACCGTCTCCATGAACGACCTTGTGGAGGATATCGTGAATCAGTGGAAGCAGACCCAGGTGAACGAGTCGTTCCAGCTGGAAGTGGAGACACCTCCTGAAGACATGGAAGCGGACGTGGATACCCTGCGGGTCGAGCAGATCCTCATCAACCTCCTGAACAACGCGCGCCAGGCCCTACCAGAAGCGGATGGCAGTTTGCGTGTGAAGCTCGAGCGGGCGGGGGACTCCTGCACCATATCGGTCAGCGACACTGGGAGCGGGATTCCGGAAGCCGAACAAGCACTGATTTTTGAACGCTTCTACCGCGGGGAAGAGAAGAAGCTCAAGACGCGTGGTCTCGGACTGGGACTGCCGTTTTCCCGGATGCTCGCCCAGGCCCACGGAGGCAGCCTTCGCCTGGAGCGTAGCTCGTCTGAAGGAACGATGTTTGTGGTGGAGTTTCCTATTAGATAG
- a CDS encoding response regulator transcription factor, protein MKTIQIVEDEITISRVLKAYLAKSGFDVVQSYSGREAMKDYTNVQPDLVLLDVMLPDGDGWSVLESIRTLAPTPVIMLTALGDVDYRLKGLTSGADDYIAKPFIGDEVVARVQAVLRRSGPVYDTGSVRLYGDLKINRQSHTVHLKGEEITLTPRDLSVFLFLADHPNQTFTREQLIDRVWGMDYEGSDRAVDLAVKRIRKSLEEWPKEQGEIRTLRGLGYQFSVHQG, encoded by the coding sequence ATGAAAACCATACAGATCGTTGAAGATGAAATCACCATATCCAGGGTCCTGAAGGCGTACCTGGCGAAAAGCGGCTTTGACGTTGTGCAATCGTACTCAGGTAGGGAAGCCATGAAGGATTATACCAATGTGCAGCCGGATCTTGTGCTTCTTGATGTCATGCTGCCTGACGGAGATGGCTGGTCGGTCCTGGAGTCGATTAGGACTCTTGCGCCGACGCCTGTCATCATGCTCACGGCCCTCGGCGACGTGGACTACCGCCTCAAGGGGCTGACATCGGGTGCCGATGATTACATCGCGAAGCCGTTCATCGGGGATGAAGTCGTCGCGCGCGTCCAGGCCGTCCTGAGGCGGAGCGGCCCCGTGTACGATACGGGAAGTGTAAGGCTCTATGGTGATCTGAAAATAAATCGCCAGTCCCATACCGTTCACTTGAAAGGGGAGGAGATCACCCTGACGCCGCGGGATCTTTCCGTTTTCCTTTTTCTCGCTGACCATCCGAATCAGACGTTCACACGCGAGCAGCTCATTGACCGGGTGTGGGGCATGGATTATGAAGGAAGCGACCGCGCCGTGGATCTTGCCGTGAAGCGGATCCGGAAGTCACTGGAGGAGTGGCCGAAGGAGCAGGGGGAGATCCGCACGCTCAGGGGATTGGGGTACCAGTTCAGTGTTCACCAAGGCTAA